In Streptomyces sp. NBC_01717, one DNA window encodes the following:
- a CDS encoding DUF4331 family protein has product MSNHFTGLSLGPPLGDQRLDLCDLYAFGAPGDPSRTVLILNANPNADALHPDAVYRLNIDNDGDYLTDVAFSWVFSPPAADGSQTYSVFVATGAESRRPEAVGTKIVSDAAVSFGPQANVVSSGDYKVAAGSRSDAFFFDFDGIKNLFDTSGNRNFTAPHLGGKSPWVGVDSNSTANVFSMAVELPTAELAPRPELHIWGRCSVLRDGELVHADRAGHPSMSSFFNTDDTKEEYNASEPVNDRARWTDQFVHLLGHTGGYSREEAITALDEHGLLPDVLHFDPSKPAAYPNGRTFTEDVIDIRVAFLTKNEAPPTGLTPHTDTLDRFPYLGDPHPATTS; this is encoded by the coding sequence ATGTCCAACCACTTCACCGGCCTCAGCCTTGGGCCGCCACTCGGCGACCAGCGCCTCGATCTGTGCGACCTGTACGCCTTCGGGGCACCCGGCGATCCGAGCAGGACCGTTCTCATCCTCAACGCCAATCCCAACGCAGATGCCCTGCACCCCGACGCCGTATATCGCCTGAATATCGACAACGACGGCGATTACCTGACGGACGTCGCTTTCAGCTGGGTCTTCAGCCCGCCGGCGGCTGACGGCTCGCAGACCTACAGCGTCTTCGTGGCAACCGGTGCGGAGTCCCGCAGGCCCGAGGCGGTCGGCACCAAGATCGTGTCGGACGCCGCCGTCTCCTTCGGCCCCCAGGCCAACGTGGTCAGCAGCGGCGACTACAAGGTGGCCGCCGGTAGCCGCAGTGACGCCTTTTTCTTCGACTTCGACGGAATCAAGAACCTGTTCGACACCAGCGGCAACCGGAATTTCACCGCGCCACATCTGGGTGGAAAGTCCCCGTGGGTCGGCGTCGACTCCAACAGCACGGCCAACGTCTTCTCCATGGCCGTCGAACTGCCGACCGCGGAGCTGGCTCCCAGGCCCGAGCTGCACATCTGGGGGCGGTGCAGCGTCCTGCGCGACGGCGAACTCGTCCACGCGGACCGGGCCGGGCACCCGTCGATGAGCAGCTTCTTCAACACCGACGACACGAAGGAGGAGTACAACGCCAGCGAGCCGGTCAACGACCGGGCCAGGTGGACGGACCAGTTCGTCCACCTGTTGGGCCACACAGGCGGCTACTCGCGTGAGGAGGCGATCACCGCGCTCGACGAGCACGGCCTGCTGCCGGACGTGCTGCACTTCGACCCGTCCAAGCCTGCCGCGTACCCGAATGGCCGGACATTCACGGAAGACGTCATCGACATCCGCGTCGCGTTCCTCACCAAGAACGAGGCGCCGCCCACCGGTCTGACGCCGCACACCGACACCCTGGACCGGTTCCCGTACCTCGGCGATCCGCACCCGGCAACCACCTCCTGA
- the nadE gene encoding ammonia-dependent NAD(+) synthetase has translation MSEPASIALQQGIARDLQVAENFEAEREIERRVAFLAERLTSTGLRSLVLGISGGVDSTTTGRLCQLAVERARAAGHEARFYAMRLPYGVQADEHDAQLALSFIQADHVLAVDIKPASDAALEASLAAGVSYRDAHHQDFVHGNIKARQRMIAQYAVAGAHDGLVVGTDHAAEAVSGFFTKFGDGAADLVPLTGLTKRRVRAVADALGAPAELVWKTPTADLETLDPGKADEDALGVTYDDIDDFLEGKPVDERALETIVRRYRLTDHKRQLPVAP, from the coding sequence GTGAGCGAGCCGGCGTCCATCGCCCTGCAGCAGGGGATCGCCCGGGATCTCCAGGTCGCCGAGAACTTCGAGGCCGAGCGGGAGATCGAACGCCGGGTGGCCTTTCTCGCCGAGCGACTGACCTCCACCGGTCTGCGCTCCCTCGTGCTCGGCATCAGTGGCGGCGTCGACTCCACCACCACCGGCCGGCTGTGCCAGCTCGCCGTCGAGCGGGCCCGGGCCGCCGGGCACGAGGCGCGGTTCTACGCGATGCGGCTGCCCTACGGGGTCCAGGCCGACGAGCACGACGCCCAGCTCGCGCTCTCCTTCATCCAGGCCGACCACGTGCTGGCCGTGGACATCAAGCCCGCGAGTGACGCCGCGCTCGAGGCCTCGCTGGCCGCCGGCGTGAGCTACCGCGACGCCCACCACCAGGACTTCGTGCACGGCAACATCAAGGCCCGGCAGCGCATGATCGCCCAGTACGCGGTGGCCGGCGCGCACGACGGCCTGGTCGTCGGCACCGACCACGCCGCCGAGGCGGTCTCCGGCTTCTTCACCAAGTTCGGCGACGGCGCCGCCGACCTGGTCCCGCTGACCGGCCTGACCAAGCGCCGGGTGCGCGCCGTCGCGGACGCGTTGGGCGCGCCCGCCGAGCTGGTGTGGAAGACCCCGACGGCCGACCTGGAAACCCTCGACCCGGGCAAGGCCGACGAGGACGCGCTCGGGGTCACCTACGACGACATCGACGACTTCCTGGAGGGCAAGCCGGTGGACGAGCGGGCCCTCGAAACAATCGTCCGCCGCTACCGCCTCACCGACCACAAGCGTCAGCTGCCCGTCGCCCCCTGA
- a CDS encoding SDR family NAD(P)-dependent oxidoreductase, giving the protein MISQTYLSELFSLDSRVAVVTGGSSGIGRAIAGALARAGASVVIVARKESELAATVDELAADGCRAAWVSADLSTRDGVRAAAEQAAEVFGEPDILVNSAGINLRPPMDELDEEAWDATMAVNLEAPYLLGRRFGPGMAERGFGRIIHITSQQAHRAFVQSGAYGVSKGALESLARSQAEAWSPHGVTCNTLVPGFVMTPLNARLSSDPEKVAALAARTMVGRNGLAEDFAGAAVFLAGRASGYVTGQAIFVDGGFSVH; this is encoded by the coding sequence ATGATCTCGCAAACCTATCTCTCCGAGCTGTTCTCGCTGGACAGCCGGGTCGCCGTGGTGACGGGTGGCAGTTCCGGCATCGGCCGAGCCATCGCCGGGGCTCTCGCGCGAGCGGGGGCGAGCGTGGTGATCGTGGCGCGCAAGGAATCGGAACTGGCCGCCACGGTCGACGAGCTGGCGGCGGACGGCTGCCGGGCGGCCTGGGTGAGCGCCGACCTGAGCACCCGCGACGGGGTGCGCGCGGCGGCGGAGCAGGCCGCGGAGGTGTTCGGCGAGCCCGACATTCTCGTCAACAGTGCCGGGATCAATCTTCGGCCGCCGATGGACGAGTTGGACGAGGAGGCGTGGGACGCCACGATGGCGGTGAACCTGGAGGCGCCCTACTTGTTGGGCAGGCGGTTCGGGCCCGGCATGGCGGAGCGGGGCTTCGGCCGGATCATCCACATCACCTCCCAGCAGGCGCACCGGGCGTTCGTCCAGAGCGGCGCCTACGGGGTTTCCAAGGGGGCGCTGGAGTCGCTGGCCCGCTCTCAGGCCGAGGCGTGGTCGCCACACGGCGTCACCTGCAACACGTTGGTACCCGGTTTCGTCATGACCCCGCTCAATGCGCGGTTGTCGTCCGACCCGGAGAAGGTGGCGGCGCTGGCGGCGCGCACGATGGTCGGGCGCAACGGCCTGGCCGAGGACTTCGCCGGAGCGGCGGTGTTCCTGGCCGGCCGCGCCTCCGGCTACGTCACCGGGCAGGCGATCTTCGTCGACGGCGGCTTCTCCGTGCACTGA
- a CDS encoding class I SAM-dependent methyltransferase: protein MAPLSKLYLQLDDVELPDAIPYSQVSAWELRFLYLLGRHRLTGEGKVIELGSGGGGSTYAFALGLKENPDFDEKTNKLHAYDFFRVGKGTFASEKFFSAGVAPEDTNSFLDDFKDKLKPFIDFIELHPGDIWQTSDPEDHSPIEFLHVDIAKTARVFRCVAERFLPRLEPGSVLLHQDFASPRLPWLHYSTGLLLPYIEIAGPPIRSTLAFEVVKPIPQDVLRAIAEDAFDIDEKLKLMSDVQDVVDRDYTGGIPFKAVIELAKAYVAHYEGDHRRAWKIAKPLTSNEYLSRTRKDHFAQLEKALNQAKPNGGSSRLARLIKKVKRGA from the coding sequence GTGGCACCGCTCAGCAAGCTCTACCTCCAGCTCGACGATGTCGAACTTCCGGACGCGATCCCTTACTCCCAGGTGAGCGCATGGGAATTGCGCTTTCTCTACCTGTTGGGACGCCATCGGCTGACTGGAGAGGGCAAGGTGATCGAGCTCGGGTCGGGCGGCGGCGGATCGACGTATGCGTTCGCTCTCGGTCTGAAGGAGAACCCGGACTTCGACGAGAAGACCAACAAGCTGCACGCGTACGACTTCTTCCGGGTCGGGAAGGGCACCTTCGCCTCCGAGAAATTCTTCTCGGCCGGCGTCGCGCCCGAGGACACGAACTCCTTCCTCGACGACTTCAAGGACAAGCTGAAGCCCTTCATCGACTTCATCGAGCTGCACCCCGGCGACATCTGGCAGACCTCCGACCCCGAGGACCACAGCCCCATCGAGTTCCTGCACGTCGACATCGCCAAGACGGCGCGGGTCTTCCGCTGTGTGGCCGAGCGTTTCCTGCCCCGCCTGGAGCCAGGCTCCGTGCTGCTGCACCAGGACTTCGCCAGCCCTCGGCTGCCGTGGCTGCATTACAGCACCGGTCTGCTGCTGCCGTACATCGAGATCGCCGGGCCGCCCATCCGCTCCACACTCGCCTTCGAGGTGGTCAAGCCGATCCCACAGGACGTGCTGCGGGCCATAGCCGAGGACGCCTTCGACATCGACGAGAAGCTGAAGCTGATGTCGGACGTCCAGGACGTGGTCGACCGGGACTACACCGGCGGAATCCCGTTCAAGGCCGTGATCGAACTCGCCAAGGCCTACGTCGCCCACTACGAGGGTGACCACCGCCGCGCCTGGAAGATAGCCAAGCCGCTGACCTCGAACGAATACCTGAGCCGGACCCGCAAGGACCACTTCGCCCAGCTGGAGAAGGCGCTGAACCAGGCCAAGCCCAACGGCGGATCCTCTCGTCTTGCCAGGCTGATCAAGAAGGTGAAGCGCGGGGCGTAG
- a CDS encoding DUF6191 domain-containing protein, which translates to MEFVVLMTLPGLVILLTVLAFADQLLLRAGRAGVLPWRNAARQGQISATGFEQLHASLSPGKQNELKERQSALLMRDDEEDGAPPNRTTVDLAKGTAVVRMPRTDK; encoded by the coding sequence ATGGAATTCGTCGTCCTCATGACCCTGCCCGGACTGGTCATCCTGCTGACCGTGCTGGCTTTCGCCGATCAGTTGTTGTTGCGCGCCGGGCGGGCCGGCGTCCTGCCGTGGCGGAACGCGGCACGTCAGGGCCAGATTTCGGCAACCGGGTTCGAGCAACTGCACGCGAGTCTTTCGCCGGGGAAGCAGAACGAACTCAAGGAGCGGCAGTCGGCACTGCTGATGCGGGATGACGAGGAGGACGGAGCTCCGCCGAACCGGACAACGGTGGACCTGGCGAAAGGGACCGCGGTCGTCCGGATGCCGCGGACCGACAAGTAG
- a CDS encoding Lrp/AsnC family transcriptional regulator: MDDIDRQLIALLQRDATQSYAALGKAVGLSAGAAHERVRKLREQGVVRATTVDVDPAALDRAVLAFVLVDSTAWMGDRAEDFAAVPEIQEAHVIAGSAAVLVKVRTATTERLQDVLRRLYAIDGVSGTQATVVLETFFERPLDAG; the protein is encoded by the coding sequence GTGGATGACATCGACCGTCAGCTGATTGCGTTGCTCCAGCGGGACGCCACCCAGTCGTATGCCGCACTGGGCAAGGCGGTCGGCCTGTCGGCGGGTGCCGCGCACGAGCGGGTGCGCAAGCTGCGGGAACAGGGGGTCGTCCGGGCCACGACGGTCGACGTCGACCCCGCGGCGCTCGACCGCGCAGTCCTCGCCTTCGTGCTGGTCGACTCGACGGCGTGGATGGGCGACCGTGCCGAGGACTTCGCCGCCGTGCCGGAGATTCAGGAGGCGCACGTCATCGCAGGCAGCGCTGCCGTCCTGGTGAAGGTGCGCACCGCGACCACCGAGCGGCTCCAGGACGTGTTGCGCCGCCTGTACGCGATCGACGGGGTCAGCGGGACGCAGGCAACGGTGGTTCTGGAGACCTTCTTCGAACGGCCGTTGGACGCCGGTTAG
- a CDS encoding SMP-30/gluconolactonase/LRE family protein, whose amino-acid sequence MPADGLYEILDDRFRTERCANGDSRLEVLHDGCRWAEGPLYLPAWRQLIWSDIPNDRILRWDEATGTVGVFRTPAGHSNGNTLDRQGRLVTCEQGNRRVTRTEPDGTVTVLADRYAGKRLNSPNDSVVRSDGTIWFSDPDFGITSDYEGHRADSEIGACNVYRIDPATGDVHLAADGFEGPNGVILSPDEKRLYVSDSRTARIHMFDIREDGTLSDGKVFAEGRGNVHFDNIRFDDEGRLWAAALDDSVHCYHPDGTLIGRLRVPEPVSNITFGGPKNNRLFITATTSLYSLVMSVTGAPRL is encoded by the coding sequence ATGCCCGCCGACGGTCTGTACGAGATCCTGGATGATCGCTTCCGTACCGAACGCTGTGCGAACGGCGACAGCAGGCTGGAGGTCCTGCACGACGGCTGCCGCTGGGCCGAGGGTCCGCTGTACCTCCCTGCCTGGCGCCAGCTGATCTGGAGCGACATCCCGAACGACCGCATCCTGCGCTGGGACGAGGCCACCGGCACGGTCGGCGTCTTCCGCACCCCGGCCGGCCACAGCAACGGCAACACCCTCGACCGGCAGGGCCGCCTGGTCACCTGCGAGCAGGGCAACCGCCGCGTCACCCGCACCGAGCCCGACGGGACCGTGACCGTCCTCGCCGACCGGTACGCCGGCAAGCGGCTCAACAGCCCGAACGACTCCGTCGTACGCTCCGACGGCACGATCTGGTTCTCCGACCCGGACTTCGGCATCACCAGCGACTACGAGGGTCATCGCGCCGACTCCGAGATCGGCGCGTGCAACGTGTACCGGATCGACCCCGCGACGGGGGACGTACACCTCGCTGCCGACGGGTTCGAGGGCCCCAACGGCGTGATCCTGTCCCCCGACGAGAAGCGACTGTACGTCTCCGACTCGCGGACCGCCCGGATCCACATGTTCGACATCCGCGAGGACGGCACCCTCTCCGACGGGAAGGTCTTCGCCGAGGGCCGGGGCAACGTCCACTTCGACAACATCCGCTTCGACGACGAGGGCCGCCTGTGGGCCGCCGCCCTGGACGACAGCGTCCACTGCTACCACCCCGACGGCACCCTCATCGGCCGGCTGCGCGTGCCCGAGCCCGTCTCCAACATCACCTTCGGCGGCCCGAAGAACAACCGCCTGTTCATCACGGCCACCACCTCCCTGTACTCGCTGGTGATGTCGGTGACCGGGGCGCCGCGCCTCTAG
- a CDS encoding transposase, translating to MPLATLVRLAKLRWRIEHDYREMKQALGLAHFEGRTWNGWHHHVTLVSAAHAFCTLQRLAHHPKDSAQV from the coding sequence ATGCCGCTGGCCACACTGGTGCGGCTGGCCAAACTACGCTGGCGCATCGAGCACGACTACCGCGAGATGAAACAGGCCCTGGGACTTGCCCACTTCGAAGGCCGCACCTGGAACGGCTGGCATCACCACGTCACCCTCGTCTCCGCAGCTCATGCCTTCTGCACCCTGCAACGACTGGCACACCACCCAAAAGACTCAGCGCAGGTCTGA
- a CDS encoding response regulator transcription factor: MVRVVVVDDEPMVCRFLRTILGSADDLDVVDEAHDGAAGVEAVVRNRPDVVLMDLRMPGMDGLTAIERITELADPPAIVVPTTFDADQYVLRALRAGATGFLVKSTPPEELIGLVRVAAEGHTVLSPTAARRLIAASTESLSARDRARELVGSLTEREVEVLACLGEGMSNAQIAARLYLSEATIKGYVSRMLDKLGCMNRTQAGLIAHDAGVVGGQDG; encoded by the coding sequence GCGCACGATTCTCGGCTCGGCCGACGACCTGGACGTCGTCGACGAGGCGCACGACGGGGCGGCCGGTGTCGAGGCGGTCGTGCGCAACCGGCCGGATGTCGTGCTCATGGATCTGCGTATGCCCGGCATGGACGGCCTCACCGCGATCGAGCGCATCACCGAGCTCGCCGACCCGCCGGCCATCGTGGTGCCGACGACGTTCGACGCAGACCAGTACGTCCTGCGCGCCCTGCGGGCGGGGGCGACGGGGTTCTTGGTCAAGTCCACCCCGCCGGAGGAGCTGATCGGGCTCGTCCGGGTGGCCGCGGAAGGGCATACGGTGCTGTCGCCGACGGCCGCTCGTCGGCTGATCGCGGCGTCTACCGAGAGCCTCTCGGCCCGCGATCGCGCACGGGAGCTCGTGGGGTCGCTGACCGAGCGGGAGGTCGAGGTACTGGCCTGCCTCGGCGAGGGCATGTCCAACGCACAGATCGCCGCGCGGCTGTACCTGTCGGAGGCCACGATCAAGGGGTATGTGTCACGGATGCTGGACAAGTTGGGCTGCATGAACCGGACTCAAGCCGGGCTGATCGCTCATGACGCGGGCGTGGTCGGTGGGCAGGACGGGTGA